The Zootoca vivipara chromosome 4, rZooViv1.1, whole genome shotgun sequence genome has a segment encoding these proteins:
- the LOC118084761 gene encoding cytochrome b-245 heavy chain has product MGNWIENEGLSIFVIIVWLAINIFLFCWYYFVYDLGREYIYTRELLGPFLALARAPAACLNFNCMLILLPVCRNLLSFLRGSSACCSVRVRRQLDRNLTFHKLVAWAIALHTTIHTIAHLFNVERLVDARNEKQRTLQTALSDLGDNPGESYLNFARYKLPSPYGCLYVAFTTLAGLSGVIITLCLILIITSSTKTIRRSYFEVFWFTHHLFIFFFAGLIIHGVGKIVRKQTPNSLSVHDPDTCAKNYTLWGQIPSCPIPQFSGNPPMTWKWVIGPMILYVFERLVRFWRSQQKVVITKVVTHPFQTYELQMKKKGFRMEVGQYIFVKCPAVSMLEWHPFTLTSAPEEDYFSIHIRVVGDWTERLFQVCGCDKQEFQDAWKLPKIAVDGPFGTASEDVFSYETVVLVGAGIGVTPFASVLKSVWYKYCNDALNLKLKKIYFYWLCRDTHAFEWFADLLQSVETQLQEKNNPDFLSYNIYLTGWDEFQAAHFMVHHDEEKDVITGLKQKTLYGRPNWENEFKTIASQHPSSRIGVFLCGPEALADTLNKMCISNSEADPRGIHFIFNKENF; this is encoded by the exons ATGGGCAACTGGATAGAAAATGAGGGACTTTCCATATTTGTCATT attgTGTGGCTAGCTATAAACATCTTCCTCTTCTGCTGGTACTACTTCGTATATGACCTTGGAAGGGAATACATTTATACAAGAGAACTTCTTGGG CCTTTCCTGGCCCTGGCTCGGGCACCTGCAGCATGCCTGAATTTCAACTGCATGCTGATTCTGCTCCCCGTCTGTCGAAATCTGCTTTCCTTCCTCAGAGGCTCCAGTGCG TGCTGCTCAGTGCGTGTCAGAAGACAGTTGGACAGGAACCTGACATTTCACAAGCTGGTGGCCTGGGCAATTGCACTCCATACCA caatccatacaattgcacatttatttaatgTTGAACGGTTGGTGGATGCTCGCAATGAAAAGCAAAGAACCCTTCAGACTGCGCTGTCTGATTTGGGAGATAACCCTGGAGAATCTTACCTGAATTTTGCACGATATAAATTACCG AGCCCTTACGGTTGTCTCTATGTAGCATTCACAACCCTGGCCGGCCTCAGTGGAGTTATCATTACACTGTGTCTAATATTAATTATCACATCATCTACTAAAACCATTCGAAGGTCATACTTTGAAGTATTTTGGTTCACCCAtcatcttttcattttcttttttgctggtctCATCATCCATGGAGTTGG AAAAATTGTACGTAAACAGACTCCCAATAGTTTGAGTGTCCATGATCCAGATACCTGTGCCAAGAATTACACCCTCTGGGGGCAAATACCTTCATGTCCTATACCACAGTTTTCTGGAAATCCTCCTATG ACTTGGAAATGGGTAATAGGTCCCATGATTCTATATGTCTTTGAACGGTTGGTACGGTTTTGGCGATCCCAACAAAAAGTTGTTATCACAAAG GTTGTTACGCATCCTTTCCAAACCTATGAGCTCCAGATGAAGAAGAAGGGCTTCAGGATGGAAGTTGGGCAGTACATTTTTGTCAAATGTCCTGCAGTGTCCATGCTGGAGTGGCACCCTTTCACACTGACTTCTGCCCCCGAAGAGGATTACTTCAGCATCCACATACGTGTCGTTGGGGACTGGACAGAACGCTTGTTTCAAGTCTGTGGATGTGACAAGCAAGAATTCCAGGATGCTTGGAAACTGCCCAA GATAGCTGTCGATGGCCCCTTTGGCACTGCTAGTGAAGATGTATTCAGTTATGAAACCGTGGTGTTGGTTGGAGCTGGCATTGGGGTCACCCCTTTTGCATCAGTCCTCAAGTCTGTGTGGTACAAATACTGCAATGATGCCTTAAACCTAAAGCTCAAAAAG ATTTATTTTTACTGGCTCTGCAGGGACACTCACGCCTTTGAATGGTTTGCTGACCTCTTGCAATCAGTGGAGACTCAACTGCAGGAGAAGAATAATCCAGACTTTCTCAGCTACAACATTTATCTGACTGGTTGGGATGAATTTCAG GCTGCTCATTTCATGGTGCATCATGATGAAGAGAAAGATGTGATCACAGGCTTGAAACAGAAAACCTTATATGGGAGACCAAATTGGGAGAATGAGTTCAAAACAATTGCAAGTCAGCATCCAAG TTCCAGGATTGGTGTTTTTCTGTGTGGACCTGAAGCCTTGGCTGACACCTTAAATAAGATGTGTATTAGCAATTCAGAAGCTGATCCACGAGGAATACATTTCATATTCAACAAAGAGAATTTTTGA